The Thunnus thynnus chromosome 2, fThuThy2.1, whole genome shotgun sequence genome includes a region encoding these proteins:
- the cox7c gene encoding cytochrome c oxidase subunit 7C, mitochondrial, with amino-acid sequence MLGQAVRRFTTSAVRSSHYAEGPGKNLPFSVDNKWRLLGMMVVFFGSGFAFPFIVVRHQILKK; translated from the exons ATGCTGGGACAGGCTGTGAGGCGATTCACGACGTCTGCTGTTCGTTCTTCACACTATGCTGAAGGACCAGGGAAG AACCTGCCATTCTCTGTGGACAACAAATGGCGTCTGCTGGGCATGATGGTTGTGTTCTTTGGCAGTGGCTTTGCATTCCCCTTCATCGTCGTCAGACATCAGATCCTGAAGAAGTAA